A region from the bacterium genome encodes:
- a CDS encoding 50S ribosomal protein L7/L12, with product MSVTKEDVVKFIENMTVLELSQLVKELEEKFGVTASAPMAFAAMPAAAAEAAVVEEKTEFNVKLTDSGANKIQVIKVVRQITGLGLKEAKDLVDGAPSLVKEAVSKDEANEIKAKIEEVGGKVEIA from the coding sequence ATGTCCGTTACCAAAGAAGATGTCGTCAAGTTTATCGAGAATATGACCGTGCTTGAGCTTTCCCAGCTCGTCAAGGAGCTGGAGGAAAAGTTCGGCGTCACCGCTTCGGCCCCCATGGCTTTCGCCGCCATGCCCGCCGCCGCCGCTGAGGCCGCCGTTGTCGAGGAGAAGACTGAATTCAACGTCAAGCTCACCGATTCCGGCGCCAACAAGATCCAGGTCATCAAGGTGGTCCGTCAGATCACCGGCCTCGGTCTCAAGGAAGCCAAGGACCTCGTCGATGGCGCTCCGAGCCTGGTCAAGGAAGCAGTCTCCAAGGACGAAGCCAACGAAATCAAGGCCAAGATTGAAGAGGTTGGCGGCAAGGTCGAAATCGCCTAG
- a CDS encoding 50S ribosomal protein L10 produces MDKQKKDLELVELQAKFKAAGAVYFTHNKGMTVKATNELRRSIDKSGGKYRVAKNTLLRIAIRDTEFSVLENSFKGPTGIIFISGDPAAVAKTLLEFAKKNDKLEIRGGALGGKLLSADDVTAISKLPGREQLLGMLVGVMQGPLRNLVGVLSGVPRSCVQVLKAIEEKKAA; encoded by the coding sequence GTGGACAAACAGAAAAAAGATCTGGAACTGGTCGAACTCCAGGCAAAGTTCAAAGCCGCCGGAGCCGTCTATTTTACCCACAACAAGGGTATGACGGTAAAAGCGACAAACGAGCTGCGCCGCTCCATAGACAAGAGCGGCGGAAAATACCGCGTGGCGAAGAACACCCTTCTTCGCATCGCGATCAGGGACACAGAGTTCTCTGTCCTCGAAAACAGCTTCAAGGGCCCGACGGGAATCATCTTCATCAGCGGTGATCCGGCGGCTGTCGCCAAGACGCTCCTCGAATTCGCGAAGAAAAACGACAAGCTCGAAATTCGCGGCGGCGCGCTCGGCGGCAAACTCCTCAGCGCGGACGACGTAACCGCGATAAGCAAGCTTCCCGGCAGGGAACAGCTTCTCGGAATGCTCGTCGGCGTCATGCAGGGGCCGCTCCGCAACCTCGTGGGTGTTCTCTCCGGTGTTCCGAGAAGCTGCGTGCAGGTTCTCAAGGCCATCGAAGAGAAGAAGGCTGCCTGA
- the nusG gene encoding transcription termination/antitermination protein NusG, with protein MAKQWYVVHTYSGYENRAKLALEQRIKEFNKQDFFGDVLVPSEKVVEVVKGEKRTSSRKFFPGYILVQMELNDETWYVVKNTPKVTGFIGGTTNPTPVSDDEVKKILGQMEEGRVNPRPKFEFSPGEQIKVIDGPFSNFTGTVEDVHPEKGKLRVLVSIFGRSTPVELEFFQVEKT; from the coding sequence ATGGCGAAACAGTGGTACGTCGTTCACACATACTCGGGCTATGAGAATCGAGCCAAGCTTGCGCTCGAACAGCGCATCAAGGAATTCAACAAACAGGATTTCTTCGGCGACGTTCTCGTTCCTTCCGAAAAGGTGGTCGAGGTCGTAAAGGGAGAGAAGCGGACAAGTTCCCGCAAGTTTTTCCCCGGCTACATACTTGTGCAGATGGAGCTCAACGACGAGACCTGGTACGTGGTGAAGAACACTCCCAAGGTAACTGGTTTCATCGGCGGTACGACGAATCCGACTCCGGTATCCGACGACGAGGTGAAGAAGATACTCGGTCAGATGGAAGAGGGGCGCGTCAATCCCCGTCCGAAGTTCGAGTTCTCCCCCGGCGAGCAGATCAAGGTCATCGACGGACCTTTCAGCAATTTCACCGGCACGGTGGAGGACGTTCATCCCGAGAAGGGCAAGCTTCGCGTCCTTGTAAGCATCTTCGGACGCTCGACCCCCGTCGAGCTGGAATTTTTTCAGGTAGAAAAGACCTGA
- the rpoB gene encoding DNA-directed RNA polymerase subunit beta has product MANFVAESRRLRRKFSKFGKVVEIPNLIEVQKESYDRFLQAATLAEERKDYGLQKVFNSVFPIKDFAETASLEFVKYELGEPKYDVEECTERGMTFACPVKVTVRLVVWDVDEAGGAQSVRDVKEQEVYFGEIPVMTKNGTFIINGTERVIVNQLHRSPGVFFSHDEGKRHSSGKYLYSARVIPYRGSWLDFEFNHKDLLFVRIDRRRKFHATVLLKALGYSSQEILDKFYEKLRVEADWEKNVFLKELRIDLLEDSRATENIIHPESGAVLVKSQRKVNRRAVKRLKQDDVKQLPIELDDLKGAYLGSDAVNPATGEIVVETGVQLSGDKINAMREAGIKEFDLLFIDNLKVGPYLRDTLMEDKISTKEDGIVEIYRRMRPGDPPTLDTASKFFENLFFNAERYDISKVGRRKLNHKLKVDAPLEQQTLTREDILAVVRYLANLKNARGTIDDIDHLGNRRVRSVGELLENRYRVGLVRMERAVKERMSLHEVDSLMPHDLINSKPVTAVVKEFFGSGQLSQFMDQTNPLSETTHKRRLSALGPGGLTRERAGFEVRDVHTTHYGRICPIETPEGPNIGLIVSLAIYARVDEFGFIETPYRKVVKGKVQKAIVYLSAMEEEEHTIAQANAPIDDKGKFKEDMITARRNGDPILVPAAEVDLMDVSPKQLVSVAAALIPFLEHDDANRALMGSNMQRQAVPLLRTEAPIVGTGIEAVVASDSGVTVVADREGVVESADASRIVLKVRENENDELRTGVQIYNLIKFQRSNQNTCLNQRPIVKRGDIVRPGDVLADGPATSNAELALGKNVVVAFMSWGGYNYEDSIIISEKILERDTFTSVHIEEFECVARDTKLGKEEITPDIPNLGDRKLKDLDEQGIVRIGAMVRPGDILVGKVTPKGETQLSPEEKLLRAIFGEKAGDVKDTSLRVPPGVEGIVVDAKVFSRKGSGEDEIMEDVEDREAARLRDIMGEEVAILSGATYSSIADLLTGEKAAIDIQDLDGNTVIPEGEEIRREALKNVPKAAWAEIPLLGAHEKEDRIFQLAERLDERVAKVRQKFEERIDRLQDGDDLLPGVIKMVKVFVAIKRRLSVGDKMAGRHGNKGVISKIVPVEDMPYLEDGRTVDIILNPLGVPSRMNVGQVLETHLGWAAYSLGRSIKAFLAENYGPDKMREKLKEVYHDEDLRALIDKASEETVMSISRMVAAEGVATESPVFDGASEPEIRRFLVSAGCSETGQERLCSGQTGEYFDQKVTVGVMYMLKLHHLVGDKIHARSTGPYSLVTQQPLGGKAQFGGQRLGEMEVWALEAYGAAHTLQEMLTVKSDDVAGRTRIYESIVKGKNVLEPGLPESFNVLIKEMQALGLDVELLEEEEAV; this is encoded by the coding sequence ATGGCCAATTTTGTCGCCGAAAGCCGCAGGCTCCGCCGCAAATTCAGCAAATTCGGTAAAGTTGTCGAAATTCCAAATCTTATCGAAGTTCAGAAGGAATCCTACGACCGGTTTTTGCAGGCGGCCACTTTGGCCGAAGAGCGCAAGGACTACGGGCTCCAGAAGGTCTTCAATAGCGTCTTCCCCATAAAGGATTTCGCGGAGACGGCCTCGCTGGAGTTCGTCAAGTACGAGCTCGGCGAACCGAAGTACGACGTCGAGGAATGCACCGAGAGGGGAATGACCTTCGCCTGCCCGGTAAAGGTCACCGTACGCCTTGTGGTCTGGGACGTGGACGAAGCCGGGGGGGCGCAGTCGGTGCGCGACGTGAAGGAGCAGGAGGTCTATTTCGGGGAAATTCCCGTGATGACCAAGAACGGCACCTTCATAATAAACGGCACCGAGCGCGTCATCGTCAATCAGCTTCACCGTTCGCCGGGCGTCTTTTTCTCCCACGACGAGGGGAAGCGCCATTCGAGCGGCAAATATCTTTACTCCGCGAGGGTTATACCCTACCGCGGCTCCTGGCTCGATTTCGAGTTCAACCACAAAGACCTCCTCTTCGTGAGAATCGACAGAAGGCGCAAGTTCCACGCCACGGTGCTTCTGAAGGCGCTCGGCTATTCCTCGCAGGAGATTCTCGACAAGTTCTACGAGAAGCTCAGGGTGGAGGCCGACTGGGAGAAAAACGTTTTCCTCAAGGAACTCCGCATCGACCTTCTCGAAGATTCGAGGGCCACGGAGAACATCATCCACCCCGAATCCGGCGCGGTCCTCGTCAAGTCGCAGCGCAAGGTCAACCGCAGAGCCGTCAAGAGGCTCAAGCAGGATGACGTAAAGCAACTGCCGATAGAGCTGGACGATCTCAAGGGCGCGTATCTCGGAAGCGACGCGGTTAACCCCGCGACCGGCGAGATAGTGGTGGAGACCGGAGTACAGCTTTCCGGCGACAAGATAAACGCCATGCGCGAAGCGGGAATCAAGGAGTTCGACCTCCTCTTCATCGACAACCTGAAGGTCGGCCCCTACCTCCGCGACACCCTCATGGAAGACAAAATATCCACCAAGGAAGACGGCATAGTCGAGATATACCGCAGGATGAGGCCCGGCGACCCGCCGACCCTCGACACCGCGTCGAAGTTCTTCGAGAACCTCTTCTTCAACGCCGAGCGCTACGACATCTCCAAGGTCGGAAGAAGGAAGCTCAACCACAAGCTCAAGGTTGACGCCCCTCTGGAGCAGCAGACCCTCACCCGCGAGGATATCCTCGCCGTGGTCCGCTACCTGGCTAACCTCAAGAACGCCCGCGGCACCATCGACGACATCGACCACCTTGGAAACCGCAGGGTCAGAAGCGTCGGCGAGCTGCTTGAGAACCGCTACCGCGTCGGCCTCGTCCGCATGGAGCGCGCCGTCAAGGAGCGCATGAGCCTCCACGAAGTGGATTCCCTCATGCCCCACGACCTCATAAACAGTAAGCCCGTCACCGCCGTCGTGAAGGAATTCTTCGGCTCGGGCCAGCTCTCCCAGTTCATGGACCAGACCAACCCGCTCTCGGAGACCACCCACAAGCGCAGGCTTTCGGCCCTCGGGCCGGGCGGCCTCACCCGCGAGCGCGCCGGTTTCGAGGTGCGCGACGTCCACACCACCCATTACGGACGCATCTGCCCCATCGAAACCCCTGAAGGCCCCAACATCGGCCTCATCGTCAGCCTCGCCATCTACGCGAGGGTTGACGAGTTCGGCTTCATCGAGACTCCCTACCGCAAGGTGGTGAAGGGGAAGGTGCAAAAAGCCATAGTCTACCTCTCCGCGATGGAGGAGGAAGAGCACACCATAGCCCAGGCCAACGCCCCCATTGACGACAAGGGCAAGTTCAAGGAAGACATGATCACGGCGCGCAGAAACGGAGACCCGATACTGGTCCCCGCCGCCGAGGTCGACCTGATGGACGTATCCCCGAAGCAGTTGGTCTCCGTCGCCGCCGCGCTCATACCCTTCCTTGAGCACGACGACGCGAACCGCGCGCTGATGGGCTCGAACATGCAGCGGCAGGCCGTCCCCCTCCTTCGCACCGAGGCCCCCATCGTGGGCACCGGCATCGAAGCGGTGGTCGCCTCCGACTCCGGCGTTACGGTAGTCGCCGACCGCGAGGGCGTGGTGGAAAGCGCCGATGCCTCCCGCATAGTGCTCAAAGTCCGCGAGAACGAAAACGACGAGCTTCGCACCGGAGTGCAGATCTACAACCTGATAAAGTTCCAGCGCTCCAACCAGAACACCTGCCTCAACCAGAGGCCGATAGTGAAGCGCGGAGACATTGTAAGACCGGGCGACGTGCTGGCCGACGGACCCGCCACCTCCAACGCGGAACTGGCTCTCGGCAAGAACGTCGTCGTCGCCTTCATGAGCTGGGGCGGCTACAACTACGAAGACTCGATCATCATCTCCGAAAAGATTCTGGAGAGAGACACCTTCACCTCGGTTCACATCGAGGAGTTCGAGTGCGTCGCCAGAGACACCAAGCTCGGCAAGGAAGAGATAACCCCCGACATCCCCAACCTCGGCGACCGCAAGCTGAAGGATCTCGACGAGCAGGGCATCGTCCGCATCGGCGCTATGGTGCGCCCCGGCGATATTCTGGTCGGCAAGGTCACTCCGAAGGGCGAGACGCAGCTTAGCCCCGAGGAAAAGCTCCTTCGGGCGATCTTCGGCGAGAAGGCCGGAGACGTTAAGGATACGAGCCTTCGGGTTCCCCCGGGCGTAGAAGGCATAGTGGTTGACGCCAAGGTCTTCTCAAGGAAGGGCTCCGGCGAAGACGAGATAATGGAGGACGTAGAGGACCGCGAGGCCGCCCGCCTCCGCGATATCATGGGCGAGGAGGTAGCCATCCTCTCCGGCGCCACCTACAGCTCCATCGCCGACCTTCTCACCGGCGAGAAGGCCGCCATCGACATCCAGGACCTCGACGGCAACACCGTCATCCCGGAGGGCGAGGAGATACGGCGCGAAGCCCTGAAAAACGTCCCCAAGGCCGCCTGGGCCGAAATTCCCCTCCTCGGCGCGCACGAGAAGGAAGACCGCATCTTCCAGCTCGCCGAAAGGCTCGACGAGCGGGTCGCGAAGGTCCGCCAGAAGTTCGAGGAGCGCATCGACCGCCTGCAGGACGGCGACGACCTTCTGCCCGGCGTAATCAAGATGGTAAAGGTCTTCGTGGCCATCAAGCGCAGACTCTCGGTCGGCGACAAGATGGCGGGCCGCCACGGAAACAAGGGTGTCATCTCCAAGATCGTCCCCGTGGAGGACATGCCCTACCTCGAAGACGGCCGCACGGTGGACATCATCCTCAACCCCCTCGGCGTTCCCTCCCGTATGAACGTCGGGCAGGTGCTCGAAACCCATCTCGGGTGGGCCGCCTACAGCCTCGGAAGGTCGATAAAGGCTTTCCTGGCCGAGAACTACGGCCCCGACAAGATGAGGGAGAAACTAAAAGAGGTTTACCACGACGAGGACCTTCGCGCGCTTATCGACAAGGCCTCCGAAGAGACGGTAATGAGCATATCCCGCATGGTCGCGGCCGAGGGCGTAGCCACCGAGAGCCCGGTTTTCGACGGCGCCTCGGAGCCCGAGATACGCAGGTTCCTGGTCAGCGCGGGTTGTTCCGAAACCGGTCAGGAGCGTCTGTGCAGCGGCCAGACCGGCGAGTATTTCGACCAGAAGGTCACCGTCGGCGTCATGTACATGCTCAAGCTCCACCACCTTGTCGGAGACAAGATACACGCCCGCTCAACGGGTCCGTACAGCCTCGTCACCCAGCAGCCTCTCGGAGGCAAGGCGCAGTTCGGCGGCCAGAGACTGGGCGAAATGGAAGTGTGGGCGCTGGAGGCATACGGAGCGGCGCACACCCTGCAGGAGATGCTCACCGTCAAGTCCGACGACGTGGCGGGGCGCACAAGAATTTACGAATCCATCGTCAAGGGCAAGAACGTACTGGAGCCCGGCCTGCCGGAGTCCTTCAACGTTCTCATAAAGGAAATGCAGGCCCTCGGCCTTGACGTAGAACTGCTCGAAGAAGAGGAGGCCGTATAA
- the rplK gene encoding 50S ribosomal protein L11, with product MAKKVTAMVKLQIPGAQANPSPPIGPALGQHGANIMEFCKAFNAATKDNPGLIIPVEITIFSDRSFTFITKTPPAAVLLKLAAKIPKGSGEPNKNKVGKIKREEVRRIAAEKLVDLNTTDLEAAVRTIEGSARSMGLEVID from the coding sequence ATGGCCAAGAAAGTAACGGCTATGGTCAAATTGCAGATTCCGGGAGCGCAGGCAAACCCTTCGCCGCCCATCGGTCCCGCGCTCGGCCAGCACGGCGCCAACATCATGGAATTCTGCAAGGCGTTCAACGCCGCGACCAAGGATAATCCCGGCCTCATCATCCCGGTGGAGATCACCATCTTCTCCGACCGCTCCTTCACCTTCATCACGAAGACCCCGCCCGCTGCGGTTCTTCTCAAGCTGGCGGCGAAGATACCCAAGGGCTCCGGCGAGCCCAACAAGAACAAGGTCGGCAAGATAAAGCGCGAAGAAGTGCGCCGCATCGCCGCCGAGAAACTTGTCGATCTTAACACGACCGATCTCGAGGCCGCCGTGCGCACCATCGAAGGCAGCGCGCGTTCAATGGGCCTCGAAGTAATAGACTGA
- the tuf gene encoding elongation factor Tu (EF-Tu; promotes GTP-dependent binding of aminoacyl-tRNA to the A-site of ribosomes during protein biosynthesis; when the tRNA anticodon matches the mRNA codon, GTP hydrolysis results; the inactive EF-Tu-GDP leaves the ribosome and release of GDP is promoted by elongation factor Ts; many prokaryotes have two copies of the gene encoding EF-Tu), which produces GVEMVMPGDNVNLTIELITPIAMADGLRFAIREGGRTVGAGVVTKIIE; this is translated from the coding sequence AGGAGTAGAGATGGTAATGCCGGGCGACAACGTAAACCTCACCATCGAACTAATCACGCCCATCGCGATGGCCGACGGCCTTCGCTTTGCGATACGCGAAGGCGGCAGAACCGTCGGCGCAGGCGTCGTCACCAAGATAATCGAGTAG
- the secE gene encoding preprotein translocase subunit SecE encodes MLAKAQDFLREAKAELLKVTWPDRKVTAASTVVVVAVSLIIGIYLGILDVILSKIFEIIFK; translated from the coding sequence ATGCTAGCTAAAGCGCAGGATTTTCTGAGGGAAGCGAAAGCCGAGCTCCTGAAGGTGACCTGGCCTGACCGCAAGGTCACGGCGGCGTCAACCGTGGTGGTGGTCGCGGTCTCCCTTATCATCGGCATCTATCTTGGTATACTGGATGTCATTCTGAGCAAGATTTTTGAAATTATTTTCAAATAA
- a CDS encoding 50S ribosomal protein L1: MAKRGKKTLAARQKVDRTTKYTLDQAVQLVTESAFAGFNESVDLAVNLGVNPAHADQMVRGTVALPHGTGKTVRVLVFAKGDKMAEARDAGADFVGAEDLVEKITGGWLDFDSAVATPDMMGVVGKLGRVLGPRGLMPNPKTNTVTFDVANAVKELKAGRVEFRVEKAGIIQVPVGRKSFTPEQIRENVEAVMDSLVKAKPSTAKGTYIKAVGISTTMGPGIKIDPIEFVKVAK; this comes from the coding sequence ATGGCAAAGCGCGGTAAAAAAACTCTTGCGGCTCGCCAGAAGGTCGACAGGACCACCAAGTACACTCTCGATCAGGCTGTACAGCTGGTCACCGAGTCGGCCTTCGCGGGCTTTAACGAATCCGTCGATCTGGCGGTGAACCTGGGCGTCAACCCCGCCCACGCGGACCAGATGGTACGCGGCACCGTCGCACTTCCCCACGGCACCGGCAAAACCGTGCGCGTCCTCGTCTTCGCCAAGGGCGACAAGATGGCGGAAGCGCGCGACGCCGGAGCTGATTTCGTGGGCGCGGAAGACCTCGTCGAAAAAATCACGGGCGGATGGCTCGATTTCGACAGCGCGGTCGCAACCCCGGACATGATGGGCGTAGTGGGCAAGCTGGGCAGAGTGCTCGGTCCCCGCGGCCTCATGCCCAACCCCAAGACCAACACGGTGACTTTCGACGTTGCCAACGCCGTCAAGGAATTGAAGGCCGGCCGCGTGGAGTTCCGCGTCGAGAAGGCAGGCATCATTCAGGTGCCCGTCGGCAGGAAATCCTTCACGCCCGAGCAGATTCGCGAAAACGTCGAGGCCGTCATGGACAGCCTCGTCAAGGCGAAGCCCTCCACGGCGAAGGGAACCTACATCAAGGCCGTGGGCATCTCCACCACGATGGGCCCCGGCATCAAGATCGATCCGATTGAATTCGTCAAGGTGGCGAAGTAA
- the rpmG gene encoding 50S ribosomal protein L33: MRDKIQLACTECKQKNYQTTKNKKNTPGKLELKKFCRFCSKHTPHKESK; this comes from the coding sequence ATGCGCGACAAGATCCAGCTTGCCTGCACTGAGTGCAAGCAGAAGAACTACCAGACCACGAAGAACAAGAAAAACACTCCGGGAAAGCTGGAGCTGAAGAAGTTTTGCCGCTTCTGCTCAAAGCACACGCCCCACAAGGAATCGAAATAA